In Schizosaccharomyces osmophilus chromosome 1, complete sequence, the genomic window GACAATCCATTAATTACCCTTTGCGTTTGTCATTACCTCCATCTCGCATTACTTTTTACAAATGATACAGTACTCAAATTTAAATCGTTACATAACATATTAATTATTAATCATAAGAATTTATCAATCATTAAGGCATTAGgcaaataaatagaaagcTTTTAAAGAGGAGTGGTAACCGAACGAATAAAGTCGACCATTGTACTTTTTGTTAGAATATTTGTACATTATCGGATAGTCATATTGGCAGGTCCGGCTTTAGAAAAGATTCCAGtcctcttctttgtttcacTATCATTTACTCGCCAAAActtcaaattttcatcACTAGCGGCTGTAGACAAAATGCGTCCATCAGGAGACAGGGCAGAGTATAACACTCTGCTATCATGTGCAGGTATATCTACTTGCTTTGTAATTCCTGTCGTGCCATAAGACCAGACAGACAAATTGTTATCAGGAAAACCATGAGTGGATATAATCTCTTTGAGTTGAGGGCTCCATGTTAGTGACGTTACTTGGCTACCAGCATCCACTGTGTTGACCCTTGATCCCGTAGCTGCGTTCCAGAAATGAATCTTCTTGTCCATGGTACCACCACCAGTTGCTAATAAGTTGCTTTGCCAAGGGCACCATGCTACAGCCTTGACGGCTGCCGtatggtttgtttttgtaaatttggGGATGGACGATCTAGCATCCCAAATTTGAACCAGATTATCATTACCACCAGAAGCTAATTGAAGTCCGTCCGAGCGCCACGCCAGCCCACAGACTTCACTTTCATGTCCTAGTAACTCGCCCACTTTGTGCTGAGCAATGCGCACATCATGATGATGGATTGCACCTGAGCGACTGCCACTGGATAAAATGTGTCGATCCCATGCCAAAACGCCTACTCTCGACTGATGGCCTGCCATCGTTCGAAGCTTTTTTTGCGATTCGACATCATAGATCTCAACCAATCCATTACCAAGTCCCACAGACAAAAATGTGCCGTCTTGGGACCATTTTACGCCCGCTACATAGGTGGATTCATCCGTTTCAGCTATACCGCCAACATCACCACTGTCGGCATTCCAAACGTAAACGTTTCTTTCAAGTGCGATAGCAACAGCGTTCAAACTGGACCAATCCAACAAGTTCAAATAGTAGTCGTCGACGATACCTGGTGCATCCAAGACTCGCTCAGGCGTCGTAGCAAATTTGCGCTTTGTCTGAGAAACGACTGGTTTTTGAGGTCGGTTATATTGAGCACGCAAATCAACAGGTTTCTTGGATTCAGGTGCGTCTGGCTTGAAAGCAAGGATACGTGTATTTAAATCCAAACCACAAGCTTCGGCAACCGATTCATTGTACTCAGCAGATAATTCATGCTTTTGATTTGAAACAAATGCATTCGCTGAATTTTGTCTTGAAGGAATGAATCTGTCACTGTGATTCGAGCAATGGTGTTTAGCACGAGGAGAACTTACGGAAGTCGACAATGACCAGTCGGATGACACGACATCAAGTTTAGGTGAACCTCGGACAAAGTTGGATGACGCCTTCGTTGGGCTTTTTTTCGCTGAGCGGCTTGCTTTCCCCAAAAGAGCCTGCTGATGCAAAGGTGTAATTGGACTGTTTGGATATACCAAAGGTCTCTTTTTCGTAGGGGTAGAAAATTTAGGAATATAAGACAAATTGCTGCTAACGTCCATGATCTATAGGGATagtttgtttgttgataTCAACGAATATGCTTAAGAGGATAAAGAGAGactaaaataaaaaagaatgacaAAGTTATGTTGAGCGTAATTAAAGAATCAACAACACGATTTCAGTCGATTGTTAAgaacttctttttactttttactttttaagTGACCAGcacttttgtttaaaaagatatatgaaagagagaaaatcaaaacaaaataggAGACCAGCTCAGAGAACAAAAATGGTAATACAATGAAAAGTTCCAGCTTTCCTTTACCACATTCAATATAGGACCAGCCTAGggaataaaattaaaagaaagaataaagaatccTGCAAAATTCGGATGATTGAGTCTTCGTGgtggtttgtttacttccAATTCCAACCACCTCGTCTTATATTACAAAAGCTAAACCCTTACCCTTTGGTTACCACCGCAACGactgtaaataaacaaatggtaaacaaagggTAGTAGCAAGAAACAATCTGCAAAAGtagtgaaaaaaaagaaaacaacatcGGTCTCCATGAT contains:
- the slp1 gene encoding substrate-specific mitotic metaphase/anaphase APC coactivator Slp1/Cdc20, with the protein product MDVSSNLSYIPKFSTPTKKRPLVYPNSPITPLHQQALLGKASRSAKKSPTKASSNFVRGSPKLDVVSSDWSLSTSVSSPRAKHHCSNHSDRFIPSRQNSANAFVSNQKHELSAEYNESVAEACGLDLNTRILAFKPDAPESKKPVDLRAQYNRPQKPVVSQTKRKFATTPERVLDAPGIVDDYYLNLLDWSSLNAVAIALERNVYVWNADSGDVGGIAETDESTYVAGVKWSQDGTFLSVGLGNGLVEIYDVESQKKLRTMAGHQSRVGVLAWDRHILSSGSRSGAIHHHDVRIAQHKVGELLGHESEVCGLAWRSDGLQLASGGNDNLVQIWDARSSIPKFTKTNHTAAVKAVAWCPWQSNLLATGGGTMDKKIHFWNAATGSRVNTVDAGSQVTSLTWSPQLKEIISTHGFPDNNLSVWSYGTTGITKQVDIPAHDSRVLYSALSPDGRILSTAASDENLKFWRVNDSETKKRTGIFSKAGPANMTIR